The Vibrio gazogenes DNA segment TCCAGCCGGATGGGTTGAACAGGATTTAAGCGCCCAGGAAAAAGTGAAGCCTACTGAACCGAAAAATGATACGACACCTGATGATACTCAAAATGAGGAACAACAGGACAAATCAGATAATGATGATCAAGGACGAACCGAGTAAATCGTTTGGTCGCTGAAAAAAGCCCCGGTCTTGTCGGGGCTTTTGTTATTATGGGAGTATTATGGATATTCGGACATCCAATAAAACCTTAAGTTTAAATGAGCCTCAGGTGATGGGGATTTTGAATACGACGCCTGATTCTTTTTCTGATGGCGGGCGGTTTGTCTCTCTGAAGCAAGCATTAGCTCATGCAGACTCGATGATTCAGGCTGGTGCGACGATTATTGATGTCGGTGGGGAATCAACTCGTCCCGGTGCTGCTGAAGTGACCGTTGAAGAAGAATTAAACCGAGTGATTCCTGCTGTCAGTGCTATTCGAGAAAAGTACCCGGACATATGGATTTCTGTTGATACAAGTAAAGCTGAAGTTATGCAGCAGAGCATTGATGTGGGCGCAGATCTGATTAACGATATTCGTTCACTTCAGGAGCCGGGCGCATTAGCTGTTGTTGCAAAAGCGGATATTCCTGTTTGTTTAATGCACATGCAAGGGCAGCCCGGAACGATGCAGGAACGTCCTGAATATCGTGATGTTATTCAGGAAGTCTACACATTTTTGAAGGATAGAATTGCCGTATGCGAGGAAGCTGGTATACGACGAGAAAATATTATTCTTGATCCTGGCTTTGGATTTGGTAAAACCCTTACGCATAATTACCATTTATTAGCCAATCTAAATACCTTTCATCAGTTTGGTCTGCCGCTGTTGATTGGTCTGTCCAGAAAATCGATGTTGCATCAATTTCTGGGCAAACACCCCGCTGATTGCATGGTCGCAAGTGTGGTTTGTGCTGCGGTTGCTGCAACGCAAGGTGCACAGATCTTCCGGGTTCATGATGTCGATGAAACCGTTGAAGCGATGAAAATAATCAGTATGATTCAAACCAATCAATGATAAGAAAATAGGAATATCGATGTCGAATCACAGGCGTTATTTTGGTACCGACGGCGTCCGGGGAAAGGTAGGACAATTCCCTATCACCCCTGATTTTGTCATGAAGCTTGGATGGGCTGCCGGTCGGGTTCTATCGAAACAGGGAACCCGCAAAGTCATTATTGGTAAGGATACTCGCATCTCCGGCTATATGTTGGAATCAGCTTTGGAAGCTGGCTTGGCTGCGGCCGGGCTCGAAGCAACGTTAACTGGCCCGATGCCCACCCCGGCAGTTGCTTATCTGACACAAACTTTCCGTGCTGAAGCCGGTATCGTGATTTCTGCATCTCATAATCCATATGATGATAACGGCATCAAGTTTTTTTCCTCTGAGGGAACAAAGTTACCTGATGAGGTGGAATTCGAGATTGAACAAGAGCTAGATAAAGTGATTGAGTGTGTTCCTTCTGCTGAATTAGGCAAAGCTTCACGCTTAACTGACGCTGCCGGACGCTATATTGAATTTTGCAAAAGTACTTTCCCATCCAGATTAAGTTTGGCGGGGTTAAAAATTGTTGTCGATTGTGCTCACGGCGCAACTTATCATATTGCACCAAGTGTTTTCAGAGAGTTGGGCGCAGATGTCATTGCTATTGGCGTCAATCCAAATGGTTTAAACATCAATGAACAGGTCGGTGCGACCGATATTCGCGCGCTTCAGCATAAAGTACTGGAAGAGAAAGCAGATATCGGGCTGGCATTTGATGGCGACGGTGATCGTATCATCATGGTTGACGCTTTAGGATGTAAAGTCGATGGCGATCAAATTGCTTATATCATTGCCCGCTATCTGCTGCGCAAGGGAGAGCTGAAAGGTGGTGTTGTCGGCACGTTGATGACCAACCTCGGTATGGAGGTTGCTTTGAAACAACTAGGAATCCCCTTTGCCCGGGCTGCTGTTGGTGATCGGTATGTTATGGAAAAACTGTTGGAGAAAAACTGGAAAATTGGTGCAGAGAACTCAGGGCATGTGATCTTATTGGATAAGATGACAACCGGAGATGCAATTGTAGCTGCGCTACAGGTTTTGACCGCTGTTGTAGATAGTGAGATGTCACTGAATGAATTATCCAACGGCATGAAACTTTTCCCACAGGTATTGGAAAATGTGCGCTTCAGTGGCGATTCTAATCCGCTCGATGCAAAGGCTGTGAAACAGTGTGTTAAGGCTGTTGAAGCTGAATTAGGGGATAAAGGACGGGTATTGTTGAGAAAATCAGGTACTGAACCATTACTTCGCGTGATGGTTGAAGGAGAAGATGAAACGCTCGTTCGGGAATCGGCCTTAAAGATTGCTGACATTGTGAAGTCAAACTGTTAAATACGTGGAAGGAATCGTTAAATGACGGTTCCTTCTGTTTGAATTCATCCGCTCTGAATGATGAAAACACCATGGTTGTCCCTTTTTTAACCGCTTAACCATGAATTTGAAAAAAAAGTAATTTATCCTCTTGCCAGTCTTCAATCCTTTCGTTAGTATTGCCCCCACTTCCGATACGGAGGTCGCTAGCCTAGTTCAAGTCGATAGATAAGAACGGCGCTGGCTCAACAATTTGGAACATAGGTGGATATGTTATGTTTACAGTTCTACTTGTGATTTACCTGTTGGCAGCGGTTGCTATCATCGGATTGGTGTTGATTCAACAAGGTAAAGGCGCAGATATGGGAGCCTCATTTGGGGCCGGTGCTTCAAATACAGTATTTGGTGCCGGTGGCTCTGGAAATTTCTTAACCCGAATGACTGCAATTTTTGCAGTTGTATTCCTAATCGTTAGTCTGGTTTTAGGGAATTTATCAACACATAAAGCGAAATCGCAGTGGGTTGATCCTGCTCAGGGCAAAGCTGTCCAAGAGCAAACGAAGACTGATGATGGTGTTCCTGCTGATGATTCAAACGGCAGCGAAATACCACAGTAAAAGAATTTGGCCGAGATGGTGAAATTGGTAGACACACTAGCATGAGGTGCTAGCGCCTATGGTGTGAGGGTTCGAGTCCCTCTCTCGGCACCATTATTCTTTACAAACTTGTAAATGAAGATTGAGAGCGTATAATGCTCAGCAAGTCGGACGCGGGGTGGAGCAGTTTGGTAGCTCGTCGGGCTCATAACCCGAAGGTCGTCGGTTCAAATCCGGCCCCCGCAACCAATTCTTGAATTGGTTGTTGCAGGTTTGATAGTGAGAAAGATTATCTCACTATATGTTAAGACATCGTCTTAACATTCAGGGTCCAGCATAGATAAAAACCCCGACTATCGGGGTTTTTTGTTATCTGATTCTTGTGTATGAGCAGTCATCACTGTTCATATATCGAAGATTTGGTCTGTTTGCTTGGAATTGAAATTGGGCTCATAGCCCTTTTTTTGTTTCTGGAGTCGTTTAAATGACAGGGTTAGAAAAACAACTTTCTGAATTACTTGAAGCACCTGTTGTTGCTGCAGGTTATGAATTAGTCGGATTAGAATTTGTCCGTGCCGGAGCACATTCGACACTACGAATTTATATTGATCACGACAATGGTATTACTGTAGATGACTGTGCTGAGGTTAGTCGTCAGGTCAGTGCTGTGCTTGATGTAGAAGATCCTATTTCAGTGGCCTATAACCTTGAAGTTTCTTCACCTGGCGTAGACAGACCTTTATTTAAATCTGAACACTATGAGCAATTTATTGGTCACGAGGTCAATATTGTTTTGAAAATGGCTGTTGGAAACCGCCGCAAATGGAAAGGTATCATCCAATCGGTTGATGGTGAAACCATTGTGGTTACTGTTGATGGGCAAGAAGAACCATTCGCGCTCAGCAATATTTCAAAAGCTAATCTGATCCCTAAATTTTAAGTCTTAAAGAGGCTGGAAATAATGAGTAAAGAAATTTTAGCGGTAGTTGAGGCGGTTTCAAACGAGAAGGCTGTTCCTCGTGAACGTATTTTTGAAGCGCTTGAAACTGCGTTAGCAACCTCGACTAAGAAAAAATACGACATTGATATTGATGTTCGCGTTGAGATTGATAGAAAGACTGGAGAGTTTGAAACTTTCCGTCGCTGGTTGGTTGTAGAAGAAGTTCAGAATCCGACCAAAGAGATTTCAGTCGAAGCCGCTCAATTTGATGATGATTCGATTGAGTTAGATGATTTTATTGAAGATCAAATTGAATCGGTTAAGTTTGACCGAATCACGACTCAGACAGCAAAACAGGTTATTGTCCAGAAAGTTCGTGAAGCTGAACGGGCACAAATCGTTGAGCAGTTTATTGATAATGAAGGTGAACTTGTCACCGGCGCAGTAAAGAAGGTTAACCGGGATAGTATCATTCTTGATCTCGGCAATAACGCAGAAGCTGTAATTTTGCGTGAAGATCAACTTCCCCGAGAAAACTTCCGTCCTGGTGACCGCGTTCGTGGCCTGCTTTATGCGGTTAGACCTGAAGCGCGTGGATTCCAACTCTTCATCACTCGTTCTAAGCCTGAAATGTTGGCTGAATTATTCCGTGTTGAAGTCCCTGAGATTGGTGAAGAATTAATTGAGCTGAAAGCCGCATCTCGCGACCCGGGTTCAAGAGCTAAAATCGCAGTGAAAACCAACGATAAGCGCATTGACCCAGTTGGTGCATGTGTTGGTATGCGTGGTGCCCGGGTTCAGGCGGTTTCCGGTGAACTCGGTGGTGAGCGTATTGATATCGTGCTGTGGGACGACAACCCAGCTCAATTTGTAATTAATGCAATGGCACCTGCTGATGTTGCTTCTATCATCGTTGATGAAGATGCTCATTCGATGGACATTGCTGTTGAAGCCGACAATCTAGCTCAGGCGATTGGCCGTAGTGGACAGAATGTTCGTCTGGCCTCTCAGTTGACTGGCTGGGAACTCAATGTCATGACAGTAGAAGATCTTCAGAAGAAACATCAAGAAGAATCAACTGAGTCAATTGAGTTGTTCATGAAGCATTTGTCTATTGAGCAGGACTTTGCCGAATTGTTGGTTGAAGAGGGCTTCTCTACATTAGAAGAAGTTGCCTATGTACCGGTGAATGAGTTGCTTGAAGTTGACGGGTTGGATGAAGACCTTGTTGAAGAATTGCGTACTCGTGCAAAAGATGCACTGACAACTCTTGCTTTGGCCAGAGAAGAATCACTGGATGGAGGTGAGCCAGCTGAGGACCTGCTAAATCTATCTGGTCTTGAGCGTGATATGGCTTACAAACTGGCAGCAAAAGGAGTGATTACTCTTGAAGATTTGGCTGACCAGGGAATTGATGATCTTGAAGGTATAGAAGGACTGACAGAAGAACGCGCTGGAGAATTGATTATGGCTGCGCGTAATATTTGTTGGTTTGGCGAAGACGCGTAATTTTCAGCAAGGGGAGAAAGCGGCATGACAGAACTTACAGTTAAAGCACTGAGTGAAGAGATTGGTACACCAGTTGACCGCTTATTAGAGCAACTTGCTGACGCAGGAATGACAAAGACGGGAGCGGATAGTGTTTCTGAAGATGAAAAACAGAAACTATTAACTTTCCTTCGTAAAGAGCACGGTGGCAGCTCTTCAAAGGACGAACCGACTCGTTTAACATTACAGCGAAAAACTCGCAGCACACTGAGTGTGAATGCGGGAGGTGGTAAAAGTAAGAATGTTCAGGTTGAAGTGCGCAAAAAACGTACGTATGTTAAGCGTAGTACAATCGAAGATGAAGCAAAACGTCTGGCAGAAGAAGCTGCCCAACGTGAAGCTGAAGAGAAAGCGAAGTTAGAAGCTGAAAAAGCAAGATTAGAAGCTCAAGCGAAGCGTGAAGCTGAAGAACAAGCGAAACGGGAAGCTGAAGAGCAGATGAAGCGTGAAGCCGAAGAAAAAGCGAAACGTGAAGAGAAACACAGTCAGAAAGTTGAACTTTCTGATGAAGAGAAATCCAAGCAAGAGGCAGCGCGACAAGAAGCCGAAGCACTGAAGCGTCGTCAGGAAGAAGAATTGAGACGTAAAGCTGAAGAGGAAAGTCAGCGTCAGCTCGAAAAAGCGCGTGAATTGGCTGAAAAGAATCAAGAGCGTTGGTCTGCTGCAGAAGAGAAAAAAGGTGCTATGGAAGACGAAACTACAGATTACCATCTAACTACTTCCCGTTATGCCCAAGAGGCAGAAGACGAAGCAGACCGTCGTGATGAAGGTAGTCGTCGCGCAAAAGCGAAGAAAAAAGCTTCTGCTCGCGATGAACAACGCCAAGAACGTGATATGCGTCCTCGCGGTGGAAAAGGTGGACGTAACTCGAATCGAGGTCGGGGAAAACCTTCGTCAATGCAGCAAGGTTTTGATAAAAATGCAACTGTTGCAAAATCTGACGTTGTTATCGGTGAAACAATTATTGTTTCCGAGCTGGCTCAGAAAATGTCAGTAAAAGGCACCGAAGTCATCAAAGTCATGATGAAAATGGGTGCGATGGCAACGATCAATCAAGTCATTGATCAGGAAACTGCACAACTTGTTGCCGAAGAAATGGGTCACAAGGTGATTCTCCGTAAAGAAAATGAACTGGAAGAAGCGGTTCTTTCTGATCGTGACAGCACTTCTGAAGCTGTTCCTCGTGCACCTGTTGTTACCATTATGGGACACGTTGACCACGGGAAAACTTCAACACTGGATTATATTCGTCGTACGCACGTTGCATCTGGTGAAGCGGGTGGTATTACCCAGCATATTGGTGCTTATCACGTTGAAACTGACAACGGTATGATCACTTTCCTTGATACCCCGGGACACGCGGCGTTTACGGCCATGCGTGCACGTGGTGCTCAGGCAACGGATATCGTGGTATTGGTCGTTGCGGCTGATGATGGCGTTATGCCTCAAACCATTGAAGCCATTCAGCACTCAAAAGCAGCGAAAGTTCCACTAATTGTTGCTGTGAACAAGATTGATAAAGAAGATGCCAATCCAGACAATGTGAAAAATGAACTGGCACAATATGACATTATTCCTGAAGAGTGGGGTGGTGAAAATATTTTCGTTCATATTTCTGCCAAGCAGGGAACGAACGTAGAGGCGTTGTTAGAAGCGATTCTTCTTCAAGCCGAAGTTCTGGAACTGACAGCTGTTGCTGACGGCATGGGAACTGGTGTTGTTGTCGAGTCTCGACTGGATAAAGGCCGTGGCCCTGTTGCAACGATTCTGGTTCAGTCAGGTACAGTGCGTAAAGGCGACATCCTGCTTTGTGGTCAGGAGTATGGCCGAGTCAGAGCGATGCGTAACGAAGTCGGTGATGAAGTGCTGGAAGCTGGCCCATCAATTCCGGTCGAAGTGCTCGGTCTTTCTGGTGTTCCTGCTGCCGGTGATGAAGCGACTGTTGTCCGTGATGAACGTAAAGCGCGTGAAGTTGCGAACTACCGTCAGGGTAAATTCCGTGAAGTTAAACTGGCGCGTCAGCAGAAAGCTAAACTAGAGAACATGTTCTCTAATATGACAGCTGGTGAAGTTGCTGAATTGAATATCGTGCTGAAAGCTGATGTTCAAGGTTCGGTTGAAGCGATTACCGATGCATTGGTTAAACTTTCTACTGATGAAGTGAAAGTTAACATTGTTGGCTCAGGTGTCGGTGGTATTACCGAAACTGACGCGACACTGGCTGCGGCATCGAATGCAATCGTACTGGGCTTTAACGTCCGTGCTGATGCATCTGCCCGTCGAACCATTGAAGCTGAGAACCTTGATCTGCGCTACTACTCCATCATCTATCAATTGATTGATGAAGTGAAACAGGCGATGAGCGGTATGTTGGCTCCTGAATTTAAACAGGAGATTATCGGTCTGGCAGAAGTTCGTGATGTATTCCGTTCTCCGAAACTGGGTGCTATCGCTGGCTGTATGGTTACTGAAGGACTGATCAAACGGAATAATCCTATTCGCGTGCTGCGTGATAACGTGGTCATTTATGAAGGTGAGTTGGAGTCACTCCGCCGCTTTAAAGATGACGTTGCAGAAGTGAAGAGTGGTTATGAATGTGGTGTCGGTGTGAAAAACTACAACGACGTCCGCGTTGGTGACCAGATCGAAGTCTTTGAGACAATTGAAATTAAACGGTCAATCGACTAACCGATATTGATGGTTAAGTGGTATACCACACAATCGGTTGTTGAATGCATCGTTGGTTGTTGAATACACCATGGGGGGTTGGCTAGACCATCCCCCCATTCTTTCTATGAGAAAGTTAAAATATGGCAAAAGATTTTAGTCGTACGCAGCGCGTTTCTCAGCAGCTGCAAAAAGAGCTTGCAATGATATTGCAGCGTGAAATCAGAGATTCTCGCCTCGGTATGGTGACGATTTCTGAGGTAAAAGTTTCCCGGGACTTGGCTTATGCCAAAGTGTATGTTTCCTTCTTATGTGTCGGGGAACAAACACCAGAAAGTTGCCTGAAAGCTTTAAAAGAGCATGAATCTCATATTCGTATGATGTTAGGTAAGCGGATTCGTCTGCGTCTGACGCCTGAAGTCCGTTTTGTTTATGATGATACTTTGGTTGAAGGGATGCGGATGTCGAATCTGGTCAATCAAGCGGTTGATGAAGACAAACGGAAAAGGGATGAATCAGGTTCGGATGAGGAGGCGTAATGGCTCGTCGTCGGAAAGGTCGTCCGGTTGATGGCATCATTTTATTGGATAAACCTACGGGGATTTCATCCAATGATGCCCTCCAGAAAGTGAAGCGTATTTTCTTTGCTGAAAAAGCTGGGCATACCGGTGCATTAGATCCTCTAGCGACGGGGATGCTACCGATTTGTCTGGGGGAAGCAACCAAGTTTTCCCAGTTTCTCCTCGATTCAGATAAGAAGTATCGAGTGATTGCAAAGTTGGGTATTCGTACCAATACCTCGGATTCAGATGGTGAGATTGTTGAGACCCGCCCAGTTCAAATTTCTGAATCGTTATTGATGCAATCTATCGAGAAATTTAAAGGCGAAACGGCTCAGATTCCTTCGATGTTCTCTGCATTAAAGTATCAGGGGCGCCCTTTATATGAGTATGCACGGGAAGGTATCGAAGTTCCCAGAGAGTCACGTCAGATCACGGTTTATTCCATCGAACTGATCCGCTACGAAGCCGATGAAGTTGAGATGGAAATTCATTGTTCCAAAGGGACCTATATTCGTACCATCGTTGATGACCTTGGTGAAATGTTAGGCTGTGGAGCCCATGTGACGTATTTGCGTCGTACGGCTGTCGCACAATATCCGGCAGAGCGGATGGTCACTCTCGAGGCGCTTGAACATATCCTTGAAGCCGCTCGTGAACAGGATGTTGCTCCAAGAGTTTTACTTGATCCGCTCCTGTTACCGATGGATTCAGCGGTCCAGTCATTACCTGAAGTGAATTTAATTCCTGATTTGGCCGAAATGGTCCAGAAAGGGCAGGCTGTACAAGTCTTCGGTATACCAACAAGTGGTACGGTGCGTATGACGGTTGGTGAAGCACAACACTTTATTGGTGTCGGTGACATCGATGATGACGGAAAAGTAGCACCGAAACGGTTAGTCGTTTTTCGTGAATGACATCGGGCTATTTTTCAAATGATTCGCTATTGCGGGGATAGGGAATATTCTCTATAATCCCCGCTCCTCGTGTCGGCTGAATCAGAGATTGGCTGACACAAACTAAAACTCTAACTCTTAGGAGAGAAATTATGTCTCTGAATGCAGAAACTAAAGCAGCAATCGTTGCTGATTACGCACGTGGCGAAGGCGACACTGGTTCACCAGAAGTTCAAGTTGCTCTATTGACAGCTTCAATCAACCACCTTCAAGGTCACTTCAAAGAGCACAAAGGCGATCACCATAGCCGTCGTGGTCTTTTACGCATGGTTTCTCGTCGTCGTAAGCTTCTGGACTACCTGAAAGGTAAAAGTCTGGATCGTTACCACGACCTTATCCAACGTCTTGGCCTACGTCGCTAAGATTGGATTTGTACAAAAAAGGGGCGAAAGCCCCTTTTTTAATGGCTAAATTTAGCCAAAGGGCGCCTGAGTAGTTTATACTAGCGACCGTTGAAGTCAGTTCATTGATTTCAATACACAGACTCAAAGCATGACAGTCACCGAAGTCGGCCAAAAGGTCGCGACTATTCAAAGGAGACTGGCATTTCAGTATCCTTTTACTAGTCGCGATTTGTGATGCCTTGAGTATTGATAACCCATTTCTAGGTTAACCTAGGCAAAGGAATAATAATGTTTGAAAAACCAGTTGTGAAAACGTTTCAATACGGCAATCACACCGTCACGATTGAAACTGGCGTGATTGCACGTCAGGCAACATCAGCAGTTATGGTCACCATGGACGATACATCTGTATTCGTTTCAGTGGTTGGGAAAAAAGAAGCGGTAGAAGGTCAAGACTTCTTCCCGCTGACAGTGAACTATCAGGAACGGACTTATGCTGCCGGTAAGATTCCTGGTGGATTCTTTAAACGTGAAGGCCGTCCTTCAGAAGGTGAAACTCTGACAGCTCGTCTGATCGACCGTCCGATTCGCCCTCTGTTCCCCGATGGTTTCACCAATGAAGTTCAGATTATTGCCACTGTTATGGCCGTAAACCCTGATGTTCAGCCTGATATCCCAAGCTTGATCGGTACTTCTGCCGCGCTGGCAATTTCTGGTATCCCATTCAATGGTCCAATTGGTGCGGCTCGTGTCGGTCACATTGATGGACAGCTTGTTTTGAACCCAAGTGCGAAAGAGCTGGGAGAATCTCGTCTGGATCTCGTGGTTGCCGGAACAGAAAATGCGGTACTGATGGTTGAATCAGAAGCAGATATTCTCTCTGAAGAAGAGATGCTTTCAGCAGTCGTATTTGGTCATGAACAGCAACAGGCTGTGATTCAAGCTATCAATGAATTTGCTGCTGAAGTTGCGGCACCTGCATGGTCATGGAGCGCTCCTGAAGTCAATGTCAGCCTGAAAGCATTAATCGCTGAACATGCGGAAGCTCGCTTTGCTGAAGCATATCAAATCACTGAGAAAATGGCGCGTTACGAGCAAGTGGGTCAGATCAAATCTGATGTTATCGCGACATTACTTGAGCAAGATGCAGCTCTGGATGAAAATGAACTTCGTAACATGCTGAGTTCATTAGAGAAGAAAGTCGTTCGTAGCCGTATTCTGTCTGGTGCACCGCGTATCGACGGTCGTGAGAAAGATATGGTTCGAGCACTGGATGTCCGCACGGGTGTTTTGCCTCGCGTCCATGGTTCATCATTATTTACCCGTGGTGAAACACAAGCTATCGTGACAGCGACGCTGGGAACTCAGCGTGATGCGCAAATTATTGATGAATTAACCGGTGAACGGAAAGAGCACTTCCTGTTCCACTATAACTTCCCACCTTACTGTGTCGGTGAAACAGGTTTCGTCGGTTCTCCAAAGCGTCGTGAAATTGGTCATGGTCGTTTGGCGAAACGTGGTATTCAGGCCGTTATGCCATCGATTGATGAATTCCCTTATACCATTCGTGTGGTCTCTGAAATTACTGAATCAAATGGTTCTTCTTCAATGGCTTCAGTATGTGGTTCATCGCTGGCATTGATGGATGCTGGTGTGCCAATTAAGGCCTCTGTTGCTGGGATCGCGATGGGACTCGTCAAAGAAGAAGATGATTTTGTGGTTCTGTCTGACATCTTAGGTGATGAAGACCATCTTGGTGATATGGACTTTAAAGTTGCGGGTACATCTGACGGTGTGACTGCACTGCAAATGGATATCAAAATCGAAGGGATCACCAAAGAAATCATGCAGATCGCTTTGAATCAGGCTAAAGGTGCTCGTCTACACATCTTGTCTGTGATGGATAAAGCGATTCACAGTGCACGTGATGACATTTCTCAGTTTGCGCCACGTATCCATACGATGAAAATCAGTTCTGATAAGATCAAAGATGTTATCGGTAAAGGCGGTGCTGTCATTCGTGCACTGACAGAAGAAACCGGCACTACGATTGAAATCGAAGATGATGGAACAATCAAGATCGCTGCGACAGAAGGCGAAGCGGCTAAACATGCGATTCGTCGTATTGAAGAGTTGACGGCTGAAGTTGAAGTTGGTCGTATCTACACTGGTAAAGTCACTCGTATCGTTGACTTTGGTGCTTTTGTCGCTGTTCTTGGTGCCAAAGAAGGTCTGGTTCATATCTCTCAAATCGCAGATCAACGTGTAGAGAAAGTGACGGATTA contains these protein-coding regions:
- the glmM gene encoding phosphoglucosamine mutase, with translation MSNHRRYFGTDGVRGKVGQFPITPDFVMKLGWAAGRVLSKQGTRKVIIGKDTRISGYMLESALEAGLAAAGLEATLTGPMPTPAVAYLTQTFRAEAGIVISASHNPYDDNGIKFFSSEGTKLPDEVEFEIEQELDKVIECVPSAELGKASRLTDAAGRYIEFCKSTFPSRLSLAGLKIVVDCAHGATYHIAPSVFRELGADVIAIGVNPNGLNINEQVGATDIRALQHKVLEEKADIGLAFDGDGDRIIMVDALGCKVDGDQIAYIIARYLLRKGELKGGVVGTLMTNLGMEVALKQLGIPFARAAVGDRYVMEKLLEKNWKIGAENSGHVILLDKMTTGDAIVAALQVLTAVVDSEMSLNELSNGMKLFPQVLENVRFSGDSNPLDAKAVKQCVKAVEAELGDKGRVLLRKSGTEPLLRVMVEGEDETLVRESALKIADIVKSNC
- the rimP gene encoding ribosome maturation factor RimP is translated as MTGLEKQLSELLEAPVVAAGYELVGLEFVRAGAHSTLRIYIDHDNGITVDDCAEVSRQVSAVLDVEDPISVAYNLEVSSPGVDRPLFKSEHYEQFIGHEVNIVLKMAVGNRRKWKGIIQSVDGETIVVTVDGQEEPFALSNISKANLIPKF
- the nusA gene encoding transcription termination factor NusA produces the protein MSKEILAVVEAVSNEKAVPRERIFEALETALATSTKKKYDIDIDVRVEIDRKTGEFETFRRWLVVEEVQNPTKEISVEAAQFDDDSIELDDFIEDQIESVKFDRITTQTAKQVIVQKVREAERAQIVEQFIDNEGELVTGAVKKVNRDSIILDLGNNAEAVILREDQLPRENFRPGDRVRGLLYAVRPEARGFQLFITRSKPEMLAELFRVEVPEIGEELIELKAASRDPGSRAKIAVKTNDKRIDPVGACVGMRGARVQAVSGELGGERIDIVLWDDNPAQFVINAMAPADVASIIVDEDAHSMDIAVEADNLAQAIGRSGQNVRLASQLTGWELNVMTVEDLQKKHQEESTESIELFMKHLSIEQDFAELLVEEGFSTLEEVAYVPVNELLEVDGLDEDLVEELRTRAKDALTTLALAREESLDGGEPAEDLLNLSGLERDMAYKLAAKGVITLEDLADQGIDDLEGIEGLTEERAGELIMAARNICWFGEDA
- the folP gene encoding dihydropteroate synthase, producing the protein MDIRTSNKTLSLNEPQVMGILNTTPDSFSDGGRFVSLKQALAHADSMIQAGATIIDVGGESTRPGAAEVTVEEELNRVIPAVSAIREKYPDIWISVDTSKAEVMQQSIDVGADLINDIRSLQEPGALAVVAKADIPVCLMHMQGQPGTMQERPEYRDVIQEVYTFLKDRIAVCEEAGIRRENIILDPGFGFGKTLTHNYHLLANLNTFHQFGLPLLIGLSRKSMLHQFLGKHPADCMVASVVCAAVAATQGAQIFRVHDVDETVEAMKIISMIQTNQ
- the infB gene encoding translation initiation factor IF-2 gives rise to the protein MTELTVKALSEEIGTPVDRLLEQLADAGMTKTGADSVSEDEKQKLLTFLRKEHGGSSSKDEPTRLTLQRKTRSTLSVNAGGGKSKNVQVEVRKKRTYVKRSTIEDEAKRLAEEAAQREAEEKAKLEAEKARLEAQAKREAEEQAKREAEEQMKREAEEKAKREEKHSQKVELSDEEKSKQEAARQEAEALKRRQEEELRRKAEEESQRQLEKARELAEKNQERWSAAEEKKGAMEDETTDYHLTTSRYAQEAEDEADRRDEGSRRAKAKKKASARDEQRQERDMRPRGGKGGRNSNRGRGKPSSMQQGFDKNATVAKSDVVIGETIIVSELAQKMSVKGTEVIKVMMKMGAMATINQVIDQETAQLVAEEMGHKVILRKENELEEAVLSDRDSTSEAVPRAPVVTIMGHVDHGKTSTLDYIRRTHVASGEAGGITQHIGAYHVETDNGMITFLDTPGHAAFTAMRARGAQATDIVVLVVAADDGVMPQTIEAIQHSKAAKVPLIVAVNKIDKEDANPDNVKNELAQYDIIPEEWGGENIFVHISAKQGTNVEALLEAILLQAEVLELTAVADGMGTGVVVESRLDKGRGPVATILVQSGTVRKGDILLCGQEYGRVRAMRNEVGDEVLEAGPSIPVEVLGLSGVPAAGDEATVVRDERKAREVANYRQGKFREVKLARQQKAKLENMFSNMTAGEVAELNIVLKADVQGSVEAITDALVKLSTDEVKVNIVGSGVGGITETDATLAAASNAIVLGFNVRADASARRTIEAENLDLRYYSIIYQLIDEVKQAMSGMLAPEFKQEIIGLAEVRDVFRSPKLGAIAGCMVTEGLIKRNNPIRVLRDNVVIYEGELESLRRFKDDVAEVKSGYECGVGVKNYNDVRVGDQIEVFETIEIKRSID
- the truB gene encoding tRNA pseudouridine(55) synthase TruB, whose amino-acid sequence is MARRRKGRPVDGIILLDKPTGISSNDALQKVKRIFFAEKAGHTGALDPLATGMLPICLGEATKFSQFLLDSDKKYRVIAKLGIRTNTSDSDGEIVETRPVQISESLLMQSIEKFKGETAQIPSMFSALKYQGRPLYEYAREGIEVPRESRQITVYSIELIRYEADEVEMEIHCSKGTYIRTIVDDLGEMLGCGAHVTYLRRTAVAQYPAERMVTLEALEHILEAAREQDVAPRVLLDPLLLPMDSAVQSLPEVNLIPDLAEMVQKGQAVQVFGIPTSGTVRMTVGEAQHFIGVGDIDDDGKVAPKRLVVFRE
- the rpsO gene encoding 30S ribosomal protein S15 is translated as MSLNAETKAAIVADYARGEGDTGSPEVQVALLTASINHLQGHFKEHKGDHHSRRGLLRMVSRRRKLLDYLKGKSLDRYHDLIQRLGLRR
- the secG gene encoding preprotein translocase subunit SecG gives rise to the protein MFTVLLVIYLLAAVAIIGLVLIQQGKGADMGASFGAGASNTVFGAGGSGNFLTRMTAIFAVVFLIVSLVLGNLSTHKAKSQWVDPAQGKAVQEQTKTDDGVPADDSNGSEIPQ
- the rbfA gene encoding 30S ribosome-binding factor RbfA codes for the protein MAKDFSRTQRVSQQLQKELAMILQREIRDSRLGMVTISEVKVSRDLAYAKVYVSFLCVGEQTPESCLKALKEHESHIRMMLGKRIRLRLTPEVRFVYDDTLVEGMRMSNLVNQAVDEDKRKRDESGSDEEA